One Antarctobacter heliothermus DNA segment encodes these proteins:
- a CDS encoding alpha-galactosidase gives MKAWRLDDPGQTLVLVQEGSVLPGVIYWGAPLPADEDLATLAASQRLDVTGGMMDANARLSICPEARQGWAGQPGFVLIGRDGRRVMPTFSASVEARESELRITAKDADCGVVYHAQIALTDDGMLQTWAKIDAPGLAIDWLATPVLPVSSASDGLIDFSGRWIGEFQRQRHDWRPGVHMREARMGRSGHEHPPFAILTTPGTTNSQGEAWALSYDWSGGHRMVAEELPDGRRQIQFGHAPGSHTSGQACTAALTACYSADGLNGSARAFQRHVRGLTEGNARHPRPVHYNCWEAIYFNHDPAELQDIARRAADLGAERFVLDDGWFGMRDDDTTSLGDWAVDPRKWPDGLRPFAEYVQALGMEFGLWVEPEMINKDSDLFRAHSDWLLGPVDQTPGRQQFVLDLSQRAVCDYLFDRLNAVLNDAPIGYLKWDHNRLLPVVDERQVLMLNALLGRLRTAHPGVEIESCASGGGRIDLNILQHTGRVWLSDSNDAAERLRIQHDAALFLPASVTGSHVGPRKCHTSGRIHDIRFRAWVAAQRHMGFEMDPRELTEEEAQVLKSVTAWWKSNRDWRMDAAILQLDHADPAVIAELQLAQDGSRFVAFVGQSATSSQILPRPLCLTGLDPQARYRITLLNADEAPGLSRGAPALKYDSLTLSGQALMRQGVALPWRFPDGIWVLEGERLP, from the coding sequence GTGAAGGCATGGAGGCTGGATGATCCGGGCCAGACGCTTGTTCTGGTGCAAGAAGGCTCGGTGCTGCCCGGTGTGATCTATTGGGGCGCGCCTTTGCCAGCGGATGAGGATCTGGCGACACTGGCCGCGTCACAGCGGCTGGATGTGACGGGTGGCATGATGGACGCCAACGCTCGCTTGTCGATCTGTCCAGAGGCGCGGCAGGGCTGGGCCGGTCAACCTGGTTTCGTGCTGATTGGCAGGGATGGGCGGCGTGTGATGCCGACATTTAGCGCCTCTGTTGAAGCAAGGGAAAGTGAGCTGCGGATCACGGCCAAGGATGCGGACTGCGGTGTCGTCTATCACGCGCAGATCGCGCTGACCGATGACGGCATGTTGCAGACCTGGGCAAAGATCGACGCGCCGGGTTTGGCGATCGACTGGCTGGCGACGCCTGTGCTGCCGGTCTCGAGTGCCTCTGACGGGCTGATCGATTTCTCGGGTCGGTGGATTGGTGAGTTTCAGCGTCAACGCCATGACTGGCGTCCCGGTGTCCATATGCGCGAGGCGCGTATGGGGCGGTCCGGGCACGAACACCCGCCGTTCGCGATCCTCACCACACCCGGTACGACCAATTCGCAAGGCGAGGCTTGGGCGTTGTCGTATGACTGGTCCGGCGGCCACCGCATGGTGGCCGAGGAACTGCCCGATGGGCGTCGCCAAATCCAGTTTGGTCATGCCCCTGGCAGCCATACATCCGGGCAGGCCTGCACGGCCGCGCTGACCGCTTGCTATAGCGCCGATGGGCTGAACGGTAGCGCGCGCGCCTTTCAACGCCACGTTCGCGGCCTGACTGAAGGGAATGCACGGCACCCCCGTCCGGTGCACTACAACTGCTGGGAAGCGATCTATTTTAACCATGATCCCGCCGAATTGCAGGACATCGCCCGCCGTGCCGCCGATCTGGGCGCAGAACGCTTTGTGCTGGACGATGGGTGGTTCGGGATGCGGGATGACGACACCACCAGTCTTGGCGACTGGGCCGTTGATCCGCGCAAATGGCCGGACGGATTACGTCCCTTTGCAGAGTATGTGCAGGCCCTTGGGATGGAGTTTGGCCTTTGGGTTGAACCGGAGATGATCAACAAGGATAGCGACCTGTTTCGCGCGCATTCCGATTGGTTGCTTGGACCCGTTGATCAGACGCCGGGGCGGCAGCAATTCGTTCTGGACCTGTCGCAACGGGCGGTCTGCGATTACCTCTTTGATCGGCTAAACGCAGTGCTGAACGACGCGCCAATCGGCTATCTGAAATGGGATCACAACCGGTTGTTGCCGGTCGTCGATGAGCGCCAAGTGCTGATGCTGAACGCCTTGTTGGGGCGTCTGCGCACCGCGCATCCGGGGGTTGAGATTGAAAGTTGCGCCTCTGGCGGGGGGCGGATTGACCTCAACATCCTGCAACACACAGGCCGCGTCTGGTTGTCTGACAGCAACGACGCAGCTGAACGCCTGCGGATCCAGCATGACGCCGCGCTGTTCCTGCCCGCTAGCGTCACCGGCAGCCATGTCGGCCCGCGCAAATGCCACACGTCGGGCCGTATCCACGACATCCGGTTCCGCGCCTGGGTGGCCGCGCAACGCCACATGGGGTTCGAGATGGACCCGCGCGAGCTGACCGAGGAAGAGGCGCAGGTGCTGAAATCCGTTACGGCCTGGTGGAAGTCCAATCGCGATTGGCGCATGGACGCCGCCATTCTCCAGCTGGATCATGCCGACCCGGCGGTGATTGCCGAATTGCAACTGGCGCAGGACGGCAGTCGCTTTGTCGCCTTTGTCGGGCAGTCAGCGACGTCATCCCAAATCTTGCCGCGTCCGCTGTGCCTGACCGGGCTCGACCCGCAGGCGCGCTACCGGATCACCCTGCTCAATGCTGATGAGGCACCGGGCTTGTCGCGCGGCGCGCCTGCACTGAAATACGACTCCCTGACGTTATCCGGGCAGGCGCTGATGCGACAGGGCGTGGCCTTGCCCTGGCGCTTTCCGGATGGGATCTGGGTGCTGGAAGGAGAACGCCTGCCATGA
- a CDS encoding 2-dehydro-3-deoxygalactonokinase, with the protein MTETPKWIAADWGTSHLRLWPMGNDDRPLRRIDSDLGMSRLSSEDYEPALLNLLGDDLPEALPVIICGMAGSRQGWAEAPYVETPCAVPFEGTQVTTRDPRLRLHILPGIKQMRPPDVMRGEETQIGGFLAKEPGFDGVLCLPGTHNKWVHISAHEIVSFRTFMTGELFALLGGQSVLRHSLGGEGWDSAAFADAVSNTLSRPATLTSSLFTLRADSLLNGTGADVTRARLSGLLIGAELAAARPYWLGQDIVILGEDAVAAAYRDALAAQGAAARLVPAGDITLAGLTAAYHHLKDKI; encoded by the coding sequence ATGACCGAGACACCAAAATGGATTGCGGCCGATTGGGGTACTTCGCATCTGCGACTCTGGCCGATGGGAAATGACGACCGACCGCTGCGTCGGATAGATTCAGACCTTGGTATGTCGCGGCTGTCGTCAGAGGACTATGAACCTGCTTTGCTCAACCTGTTGGGGGATGATCTGCCCGAAGCGTTACCGGTGATCATCTGCGGCATGGCCGGATCGCGGCAGGGATGGGCAGAGGCGCCCTATGTCGAAACCCCCTGTGCCGTCCCGTTTGAGGGGACGCAGGTGACCACACGCGACCCGCGGTTGCGCCTCCATATCCTGCCTGGGATCAAGCAGATGCGCCCGCCGGACGTGATGCGCGGCGAGGAGACCCAGATCGGCGGGTTTCTGGCGAAAGAGCCCGGTTTCGATGGGGTGCTCTGCCTGCCCGGCACACACAACAAATGGGTGCATATCAGCGCCCATGAGATTGTTTCTTTCCGGACCTTCATGACCGGAGAACTGTTTGCCCTGCTTGGCGGCCAATCGGTTCTGCGCCATTCACTGGGCGGGGAAGGGTGGGACAGCGCCGCCTTCGCCGATGCGGTCAGCAACACGCTTTCGCGCCCCGCGACGCTGACGTCTTCTCTGTTCACACTGCGCGCTGACTCTTTGCTGAACGGCACCGGGGCAGATGTGACCCGCGCGCGCCTTTCGGGCCTGTTGATCGGCGCGGAACTGGCGGCGGCGCGGCCCTATTGGTTGGGGCAGGACATCGTCATTCTGGGCGAGGACGCAGTGGCCGCGGCTTATCGCGACGCACTGGCCGCGCAGGGGGCCGCCGCACGGCTCGTGCCTGCGGGCGACATCACGCTGGCGGGTCTGACCGCCGCCTACCATCATCTGAAAGACAAGATATGA
- a CDS encoding carbohydrate ABC transporter permease, translating into MSIVKANRRWNPQIVTPILFLLPGVLFFLLYVIIPIGQSFNISFYKWDGLGEAEWVGLRNYERLMQDRAFEVSLWNNMKWLVLYLLAIPAGLLIALFLNQTVTGIRLYKSLFFFPFVISQVVVGLVFSWFYLPREGLLNAVITTFGMEPINVLGDPVLATYGVIAAGLWPQTAYCMILYLTGLNAVDPEQIEAGRLDGAKRWRMLWHIILPQLRPATFIAFVVTIIGALRSFDLISIMTNGGPFGSTRVLSFYMFEKALSEYGFRMGYGSAIAVVLFLIMLVFIAYFLWSMWREERAGRH; encoded by the coding sequence ATGTCGATCGTCAAAGCCAACCGCCGCTGGAATCCCCAGATCGTCACACCGATCCTGTTCCTGCTGCCCGGAGTGCTGTTCTTTCTGCTCTATGTGATCATTCCCATCGGGCAGAGCTTTAACATCTCGTTCTATAAATGGGACGGGTTGGGAGAGGCCGAATGGGTCGGTCTGCGCAACTATGAACGCCTGATGCAGGACCGCGCCTTTGAGGTATCGCTCTGGAACAACATGAAATGGTTGGTGCTGTATCTGCTGGCGATCCCGGCGGGCCTGTTAATCGCTCTGTTCCTCAACCAGACAGTGACCGGCATCCGCCTGTATAAATCACTGTTCTTCTTTCCCTTTGTCATCAGCCAAGTGGTCGTGGGTCTTGTTTTCTCGTGGTTCTACTTGCCACGAGAGGGGTTGTTAAACGCAGTCATCACCACCTTTGGGATGGAGCCAATCAATGTACTGGGTGATCCAGTCCTGGCCACATACGGCGTCATCGCCGCCGGGCTTTGGCCGCAGACCGCCTATTGCATGATCTTGTATCTGACAGGTCTGAACGCGGTGGACCCCGAACAGATCGAGGCCGGTCGGTTGGACGGGGCCAAGCGTTGGCGGATGTTGTGGCATATCATCCTGCCGCAACTGCGCCCTGCAACGTTCATTGCCTTTGTCGTTACGATCATCGGTGCGTTGCGGTCCTTTGACCTGATTTCGATCATGACCAACGGCGGACCGTTCGGATCAACACGCGTGTTGTCGTTCTACATGTTCGAAAAGGCGCTGTCGGAATACGGGTTCCGCATGGGCTACGGCTCGGCCATCGCGGTGGTGCTGTTTCTGATCATGCTGGTCTTTATCGCCTACTTCCTGTGGTCGATGTGGCGCGAAGAACGGGCAGGGCGGCACTGA
- a CDS encoding ABC transporter ATP-binding protein, translated as MSGVTLTNVVKKYGETKVIHEVSLGIEEGEFCVFVGPSGCGKSTLLRMIAGLEETTDGKVEIGVRDVTRAEPAERGVAMVFQTYALYPHMSVEENMGFGLRMNGHPKAEIKEKVAEASRILKLDDYLKRKPKALSGGQRQRVAIGRAIVRGPEVFLFDEPLSNLDAELRVDMRVEIARLHKEIGATMIYVTHDQVEAMTLADKIVVLRAGQIEQVGAPMHLYKDPDNRFVAGFIGSPSMNFLAGTVTGNAVTVPALGGREVSANVTLPAEGSAVLVGVRPQNLTVVEGGGLTLDIRERLGGVAYDHILTPDGGKMIVETRGDEDIPESSAVDVTFDPADALFFDGSTEARLR; from the coding sequence ATGTCCGGTGTCACTTTGACGAACGTCGTCAAGAAATACGGGGAGACAAAAGTCATCCACGAAGTCTCGCTAGGGATCGAGGAAGGGGAATTTTGCGTCTTTGTCGGTCCATCGGGCTGCGGAAAATCGACGTTGTTGCGGATGATCGCGGGTCTCGAAGAGACGACTGACGGCAAGGTCGAGATCGGCGTGCGGGATGTAACCCGCGCCGAACCAGCAGAGCGCGGCGTGGCAATGGTGTTCCAGACCTACGCCCTGTATCCACACATGTCGGTCGAGGAAAACATGGGGTTTGGGCTGCGGATGAACGGCCACCCAAAGGCCGAGATCAAGGAAAAGGTGGCAGAAGCATCGCGCATTCTGAAACTGGACGATTACCTGAAACGCAAGCCCAAGGCGCTGTCCGGTGGTCAACGCCAGCGGGTCGCCATCGGGCGCGCCATTGTGCGCGGGCCAGAGGTATTCCTGTTTGATGAGCCACTGTCGAACCTAGACGCTGAACTGCGTGTCGACATGCGGGTGGAAATCGCCCGCCTGCACAAGGAAATCGGTGCGACGATGATCTATGTCACCCATGATCAAGTCGAGGCGATGACCCTTGCCGACAAGATCGTGGTGCTGCGCGCCGGCCAGATTGAACAGGTCGGCGCGCCGATGCATCTGTACAAAGACCCGGACAACCGCTTTGTCGCCGGATTTATCGGCTCTCCCAGCATGAACTTTCTAGCCGGAACGGTGACGGGCAACGCGGTGACGGTCCCCGCGTTGGGGGGCCGTGAGGTATCCGCCAATGTCACTCTGCCCGCCGAGGGCAGCGCGGTGCTGGTGGGGGTCCGCCCGCAGAACTTGACTGTTGTGGAGGGCGGTGGCCTGACACTGGACATCCGTGAGCGGTTGGGGGGCGTGGCCTATGACCACATTCTGACACCGGATGGCGGCAAGATGATTGTTGAGACGCGCGGCGACGAGGACATCCCGGAAAGCAGCGCGGTGGACGTGACCTTTGACCCGGCCGATGCGCTGTTCTTTGACGGCTCGACAGAGGCCCGTTTGCGGTAA
- a CDS encoding 2-dehydro-3-deoxy-6-phosphogalactonate aldolase, with protein MTREIIAILRGLTTAEAEPVADALINAGITKIEVPLNSPDPFETIRRMIVHAGNRALIGAGTVLDPVQVGQLREIGAGMVVSPDCNPRVIAATKAAGMLSYPGVMTATEAFTALRNGADGLKFFPAFKLGLDGLSALKAVLPPEAATYAVGGVGPAEFGAWLKAGITGFGIGSALFKPGMSVPEIADRAAEMVAAWDAATG; from the coding sequence ATGACCCGAGAAATTATTGCCATCCTGCGCGGACTGACAACGGCGGAGGCTGAACCGGTTGCCGACGCGCTGATCAATGCCGGCATTACCAAGATCGAGGTGCCGCTGAACTCTCCCGATCCGTTCGAAACCATACGCCGCATGATTGTGCATGCGGGGAATCGCGCGTTGATTGGTGCGGGTACGGTACTCGACCCCGTACAGGTGGGGCAGCTGCGTGAGATAGGGGCCGGGATGGTTGTTTCCCCCGACTGCAATCCACGCGTGATTGCAGCGACCAAGGCAGCGGGAATGCTGTCTTATCCGGGCGTCATGACCGCGACAGAGGCGTTTACCGCTCTGCGCAACGGGGCCGACGGGCTGAAATTCTTTCCGGCGTTCAAGCTTGGACTGGACGGGCTGTCCGCGCTCAAGGCCGTTCTGCCGCCAGAGGCCGCCACTTATGCGGTCGGCGGCGTCGGTCCGGCAGAGTTCGGCGCATGGCTCAAGGCCGGGATCACGGGTTTCGGCATCGGGTCGGCGCTGTTCAAACCGGGCATGTCCGTGCCCGAGATCGCCGACCGAGCTGCTGAAATGGTGGCAGCATGGGACGCGGCGACGGGTTGA
- a CDS encoding carbohydrate ABC transporter permease — translation MFPTPIQKQSTAVQVSYQALLPLALIMWLLPLIAVALFSIRPLADFTNGNYWGMPSSFEFFENYGKVFFESDMPRYLWNSVLITVPTVIGAVALSCMTGFALGIYRFKGNLLIFFMFIAGNFVPFQILMVPVRDLTVSIGLYDTKLGLILFHVAFQTGFCTLFMRNFIRALPHELIEAARVEGVAEWRIFWFVVLPLMRPAIAALSVLIFTFIWNDYFWALVLTQGPGAQPVTAGITSFNSQFVAQYHLMSAGSIVAALPPVAMFFLMQRHFIAGLTLGAVK, via the coding sequence ATGTTTCCAACACCGATCCAGAAACAGAGCACGGCGGTGCAGGTCTCTTATCAGGCGTTGTTGCCACTGGCGTTGATCATGTGGCTGCTGCCGTTGATCGCCGTGGCCCTGTTTTCGATCCGCCCCTTGGCGGATTTCACCAACGGCAACTATTGGGGCATGCCCTCGTCGTTCGAATTCTTCGAGAACTACGGCAAGGTGTTTTTTGAGTCAGACATGCCGCGATACCTGTGGAATTCGGTGCTGATCACTGTGCCGACGGTGATCGGCGCGGTGGCGCTATCCTGCATGACGGGTTTTGCGCTGGGCATCTACCGGTTCAAGGGCAACCTGCTGATTTTCTTCATGTTCATTGCGGGCAACTTCGTGCCGTTCCAGATCCTCATGGTACCGGTGCGTGACCTGACCGTGTCGATTGGTTTGTACGATACAAAACTGGGTCTGATCCTGTTCCATGTCGCGTTTCAGACCGGGTTTTGCACGCTCTTCATGCGGAACTTTATCCGAGCGTTGCCACATGAATTGATCGAGGCGGCGCGGGTCGAGGGCGTCGCCGAATGGCGTATCTTCTGGTTTGTGGTGCTGCCGCTCATGCGGCCCGCCATCGCGGCGCTGTCAGTGCTGATTTTCACCTTTATCTGGAACGATTACTTCTGGGCGTTGGTGTTGACGCAAGGGCCAGGGGCGCAGCCTGTGACTGCTGGCATTACCTCGTTCAACTCCCAGTTTGTGGCGCAGTATCATCTGATGAGCGCGGGCAGCATCGTGGCCGCCCTGCCGCCAGTGGCGATGTTCTTTCTGATGCAGCGGCACTTTATCGCCGGGCTGACCCTAGGGGCCGTCAAGTGA
- a CDS encoding IclR family transcriptional regulator — translation MNQQGRAGDGTVGKALEVLEQVAGFDRPVRFGEVLEASNHPKATLYRLLQTLVNQGMLRYDDASQTYAPGLRLVRLAHTAWRQSSLAPVARPFLDDLSRQVGETIHLAQLDEGQVLYVDKRNAVRPIEMFSAAGKVGPGYCTGVGKAMIAHLAEPDRETAIARQSFYRHTPATLTDAATFRAELDAIREAGIAYDREEHEPGIICIAAPILSGAGRVIGALSITNSTQRNSLEGLAAFRPALLKTAEEISEAASTWQFPG, via the coding sequence ATGAACCAGCAAGGACGCGCGGGCGACGGCACCGTTGGCAAGGCGCTTGAGGTGCTGGAACAGGTGGCCGGGTTTGACCGTCCCGTACGGTTCGGCGAGGTTCTGGAGGCATCGAACCACCCAAAGGCCACGCTATACCGCCTGCTGCAAACGCTCGTGAACCAAGGGATGCTGCGTTACGACGACGCCTCGCAGACCTATGCGCCGGGGCTACGGCTGGTACGGCTGGCGCATACCGCGTGGCGGCAAAGCTCTTTGGCCCCGGTGGCGCGACCGTTTCTGGATGATCTGTCGCGACAGGTTGGGGAAACGATCCACCTGGCCCAGTTGGACGAGGGGCAGGTGCTGTATGTCGACAAACGCAACGCCGTGCGCCCGATCGAGATGTTTTCCGCTGCTGGCAAGGTGGGACCGGGCTATTGCACCGGCGTCGGCAAGGCGATGATCGCCCACCTAGCAGAGCCGGACCGGGAAACCGCGATCGCGCGACAGTCCTTTTACCGCCACACACCCGCAACCCTGACCGATGCCGCCACATTTCGCGCCGAACTGGATGCCATCCGGGAGGCGGGCATCGCCTATGACCGCGAAGAACATGAGCCGGGCATCATCTGCATCGCCGCCCCGATCCTGTCCGGCGCGGGGCGGGTGATTGGCGCGCTGTCGATCACCAATTCGACACAACGCAATTCGCTGGAGGGGTTGGCCGCATTTCGGCCCGCCCTTCTGAAAACGGCCGAAGAGATTTCCGAGGCTGCCAGCACCTGGCAGTTTCCGGGTTAA
- a CDS encoding SDR family oxidoreductase, translated as MSGLFSLNGRRALITGSSQGIGLALTRGLAQAGAEVVLNGRDTAKLSAAAATLRDEGATVFELAFDATDHAGVRAAVDGFEADHGAIDILVNNAGMQHRTPLEDFPAEMFEKLLQTNVASVFHVGQACARHMIERGRGKIINIASVQTALARPGIAPYTTTKGAVGNLTKGMATDWARHGLQCNAIAPGYFDTPLNKALVDDPEFSAWLEKRTPAGRWGNVEELVGACVFLSSDASSFVNGHTLYVDGGITASL; from the coding sequence ATGTCAGGTCTGTTTTCGCTGAACGGTCGGCGCGCGCTGATCACCGGATCATCACAAGGCATCGGGCTGGCGCTGACGCGCGGGCTGGCACAGGCGGGCGCCGAGGTTGTGCTGAACGGGCGCGACACGGCCAAGCTGTCCGCCGCAGCCGCAACCCTGCGGGATGAGGGCGCAACAGTGTTTGAACTCGCGTTCGACGCCACCGACCACGCGGGCGTGCGCGCCGCTGTTGACGGGTTTGAGGCGGACCACGGGGCCATCGACATCCTTGTGAACAACGCCGGGATGCAGCACCGCACACCGCTAGAAGATTTCCCCGCAGAGATGTTCGAAAAGCTGCTGCAAACCAACGTGGCCAGTGTTTTTCACGTCGGGCAGGCCTGCGCCCGTCACATGATCGAACGCGGGCGCGGCAAGATCATCAATATCGCCTCTGTTCAGACCGCGCTCGCCCGTCCCGGCATCGCGCCCTACACCACGACCAAGGGCGCAGTCGGCAATCTGACCAAGGGCATGGCAACCGATTGGGCGCGACACGGGTTGCAGTGCAACGCGATTGCGCCCGGTTATTTCGACACACCCTTGAACAAGGCGCTGGTTGATGACCCCGAGTTTTCCGCATGGCTGGAAAAACGCACGCCCGCAGGTCGCTGGGGCAACGTTGAGGAACTGGTGGGCGCTTGTGTCTTCCTGTCCTCGGACGCGTCGAGCTTTGTCAACGGGCACACGTTGTATGTGGATGGAGGCATCACAGCCTCGCTGTGA
- a CDS encoding ABC transporter substrate-binding protein → MLKTFTRAAGALVLTTALAQPAYADLSGTLRIMSDMSNPAPRAIIEGLAADFDAMHPDLTVEVDVVDREAWKSQIRNALTADAPDVINWYAANRMGPYVRAGLFEDITDMWENGDLTGLDSVKGAMTMDGKQWGVPYTYYQWGIYYREDIFDELGLTEPATFEEEIANCQKILDSGRKCYTIGTKFLWTAGGWFDYLNMRTNGFDHHMALARGELSWTEDEGVRATFANWRKLIDMGAFIDDHQTYSWQEALPFFVKGEATAYLMGNFVVPHLREAGLTDDQIDFYQFPKIGDHPMGEDAPTDTFHIASNAKNKEAARAFLQYVTSPEVQTKINAADGLGQLPVNSNATVGDDEFLQQGFVMLSQNATGGIAQFFDRDFPAEMAKTGMEGLQEFMVFPDNLDDILERLEFTRQDVY, encoded by the coding sequence ATGCTGAAGACTTTCACGCGCGCCGCCGGTGCGCTTGTTCTGACCACCGCGCTTGCACAACCGGCCTACGCCGATCTGTCGGGCACACTCCGGATCATGTCGGACATGTCGAACCCGGCGCCCCGCGCCATCATCGAAGGGTTGGCCGCTGATTTTGACGCGATGCACCCCGATCTCACGGTTGAGGTTGACGTGGTCGACCGCGAGGCTTGGAAAAGCCAGATCCGCAATGCTCTGACCGCCGATGCGCCAGATGTAATCAACTGGTACGCCGCAAACCGCATGGGCCCCTATGTCCGCGCGGGCCTGTTCGAGGACATCACGGACATGTGGGAAAACGGCGATCTGACCGGCCTCGACAGCGTCAAGGGCGCGATGACGATGGACGGCAAGCAGTGGGGCGTGCCCTATACCTACTACCAGTGGGGCATCTACTACCGCGAAGACATCTTTGATGAACTCGGCCTGACAGAGCCTGCGACCTTCGAAGAAGAGATCGCCAACTGCCAGAAAATCCTCGATTCAGGTCGCAAGTGCTACACCATCGGGACCAAGTTCCTGTGGACCGCGGGCGGCTGGTTCGATTACCTCAATATGCGCACCAACGGCTTTGACCACCACATGGCACTGGCCCGGGGTGAGTTGTCATGGACAGAGGACGAAGGCGTGCGCGCCACCTTTGCCAACTGGCGCAAGCTGATCGACATGGGCGCCTTCATCGACGATCACCAAACCTATTCTTGGCAAGAGGCGCTGCCCTTCTTCGTCAAGGGTGAGGCAACGGCCTACCTGATGGGGAACTTCGTGGTGCCGCACCTGCGCGAGGCTGGACTGACCGACGATCAGATCGACTTTTACCAATTCCCCAAGATCGGCGATCATCCGATGGGCGAAGACGCACCGACGGACACCTTCCACATCGCGTCGAACGCCAAGAACAAAGAGGCCGCGCGCGCCTTCCTGCAATATGTGACCTCGCCCGAGGTGCAGACCAAAATCAACGCCGCCGATGGTCTGGGCCAACTTCCGGTCAACTCAAACGCAACCGTTGGCGACGATGAATTCCTGCAGCAGGGCTTTGTCATGCTGTCGCAAAACGCGACCGGCGGAATTGCCCAGTTCTTTGACCGCGACTTCCCGGCAGAGATGGCCAAGACCGGCATGGAGGGCCTGCAAGAGTTCATGGTGTTCCCTGACAACCTTGACGACATCCTTGAGCGGCTCGAGTTCACCCGGCAAGACGTCTATTGA